One window of the Hyperolius riggenbachi isolate aHypRig1 chromosome 5, aHypRig1.pri, whole genome shotgun sequence genome contains the following:
- the PKIA gene encoding cAMP-dependent protein kinase inhibitor alpha, protein MTDVESTYADFIASGRTGRRNALHDILTTSSGNTSDLALKLSELDINKPEGDTENEQATPTEKPTDQQNQPPKQES, encoded by the exons ATGACTGATGTGGAATCTACATATGCAGATTTCATAGCCTCTGGAAGAACGGGAAGAAGGAATGCTCTGCATGATATACTCACCACGTCAAGTGGAAACACAAGTGACCTGGCTCTAAAGTTATCAGAGCTTGACATAAACAAGCCAG AAGGTGACACAGAAAATGAACAAGCAACTCCTACTGAGAAACCCACAGATCAACAAAACCAACCGCCGAAACAAGAAAGCTGA